TCACGTTGGGCTCGTCGAAAAAATCAACAGGGAGACGCCTGTGAAGGCCTACGCGGTCGTTGGCGTCCATCCTGCTGAGTTTGATTACCTGGCAAGGGAAAAGGGCCTCGAATACGCGAGAAACGAGGTCATGAAAGCTCTGGAATACGCCCAAAAGCTCTGCCTTGAGGGGAAAGCGATAGGCATAGGGGAGATAGGAAGGCCGCACTATGAGGTTCCCCCGGAGATCTGGGAGGCGAGCGTGGAGCTGATGAAGTATGGAATGGCGCTGGCGAAGGAAGCCGATTGCGCCGTCCAGCTCCACACCGAAAGCTTCGACGAAGCAAAATTCAGGGAGCTCGGGAGATACGTTAAAGAGGCCGGCATAAAGCCCTACAGGGTCGTCAAGCACTTCTCGCCGCCGCTGGTGAAGGCCGCGGAAGAGGTAGGGGTATTCCCGAGCGTAATAGCCAGCAGGAAGAACATCGAGGAAGCGATCAAACAGGGCAACCGCTTCATGATGGAGAC
This is a stretch of genomic DNA from Thermococcus zilligii AN1. It encodes these proteins:
- a CDS encoding TatD family hydrolase, whose translation is MIIWDDHFHVDPYHGLFLEAVKEFHRAGGTHLVVVYKTAHDYGFGGMKAEDFMKAMDFHVGLVEKINRETPVKAYAVVGVHPAEFDYLAREKGLEYARNEVMKALEYAQKLCLEGKAIGIGEIGRPHYEVPPEIWEASVELMKYGMALAKEADCAVQLHTESFDEAKFRELGRYVKEAGIKPYRVVKHFSPPLVKAAEEVGVFPSVIASRKNIEEAIKQGNRFMMETDYIDDRRRPGAVLGPKTVPKITKAFLQNGVFTEEDVHKIHVENPGKVYGVEVE